Proteins encoded within one genomic window of Nilaparvata lugens isolate BPH chromosome 11, ASM1435652v1, whole genome shotgun sequence:
- the LOC111058820 gene encoding chaperone protein DnaJ-like, protein MELAPKRKPITNLLMGQESIKFMFKYFQTNLKTNHGFLRCEYCTFKTDELSVKKSYYLLGVPYGSDQETVRQAFVQLVKKYHPDSGSEKADPQRFQEIENAYRRLQKKFSEDRWKKNEGVGEYGLYYDEKKGAQKGVEEQNINCS, encoded by the exons ATGGAATTAGCACCCAAACGAAAACCgattacaaatttattaatgGGCCAAGAAtcgattaaattcatgtttaagTATTTCCAAACAAACTTGAAGACAAACCATGGATTTCTCCGTTGTGAATACTGCACTTTCAAAACTGATGAGTTGAGCGTGAAG aaaagttaTTACCTATTGGGGGTGCCTTATGGAAGTGACCAGGAAACCGTTCGACAGGCATTTGTTCAACTGGTCAAGAAATATCATCCTGACAGCGGCTCAGAGAAGGCGGATCCACAGCGATTTCAAGAG ATAGAAAATGCTTATAGAAGACTACAAAAGAAATTCTCTGAGGACAGGTGGAAAAAGAACGAAGGAGTGGGAGAATATGGATTATACTATGATGAAAAGAAAGGGGCACAAAAAGGAGTTGAAGAACAGAATATTAAT TGTTCATGA